Proteins from a genomic interval of Paenibacillus lentus:
- a CDS encoding YqeG family HAD IIIA-type phosphatase — protein MFERFLPKLRVNSVFDIDLESLYAQGYRGIITDLDNTLVGAKAPLATPEIVEWFEKVKNFGFKLVIVSNNNLDRVSKFATPLNIEYVHAARKPLGAPFHRALSMMGLAPQEAIVVGDQLMTDVYGGNRLGLFTVLVLPIAVTEEGFGTRFNRRLERIVKRRLHKSGLWLEEEKK, from the coding sequence TTGTTTGAGAGATTTTTGCCGAAGCTAAGAGTAAACAGCGTGTTTGATATCGACTTGGAAAGTCTTTACGCGCAAGGGTACCGGGGGATCATTACGGACTTGGACAATACCCTTGTTGGAGCAAAGGCTCCATTAGCGACGCCCGAGATCGTGGAATGGTTTGAAAAAGTGAAGAATTTCGGGTTTAAACTTGTCATTGTGTCAAACAATAATCTGGACAGGGTATCGAAGTTTGCTACCCCTTTGAATATTGAATATGTGCATGCGGCGAGAAAGCCATTAGGCGCTCCCTTCCATAGAGCACTAAGCATGATGGGACTAGCCCCGCAGGAGGCTATCGTTGTCGGCGATCAGTTGATGACCGATGTGTACGGGGGAAATCGTTTAGGGCTGTTCACTGTACTGGTGCTACCCATCGCCGTCACCGAAGAAGGCTTCGGTACCAGGTTTAACCGCCGGCTGGAACGAATCGTCAAGCGTCGGCTTCATAAGAGCGGATTATGGCTGGAGGAGGAAAAGAAGTGA
- the yqeH gene encoding ribosome biogenesis GTPase YqeH, with the protein MREGQGVLNAERCSGCGIKLQSEHKDQPGYIPAQAVQKEIVICQRCFRIKNYNESSSITVEQDEFLRLLSQIGGKEALVIHIVDIFDFQGSVISGLQRFVGNNPVLLAVNKIDLLPKVTNWNKVRNWVQKEAKDAGIKVEDIILCSAKQNSGFDRLLDAVAEYRGNRDVYVVGATNVGKSTLINRLIRDYSDLDQELTVSRYPGTTLDMVHIPLDDGHSIIDTPGIMYPSRYSELVSPEDLGAILPDKPLKPAVYQLNEGQSLFFGGFGRFDFIQGERQSFTCFVSGRAPIHRTKLEKADELFRTHGGELLAPPARVNLEKLPAWTRHEFRIPKNSRLDVFISGLGWIKINGETGAVVAAHVPKGIKVMVRPSLI; encoded by the coding sequence GTGAGAGAGGGACAGGGCGTGTTAAACGCCGAACGCTGCAGCGGCTGTGGCATTAAACTGCAAAGTGAGCATAAGGATCAGCCGGGATACATCCCAGCGCAGGCAGTACAAAAGGAGATCGTGATTTGCCAGCGCTGCTTCCGGATCAAAAATTATAACGAATCCTCTTCCATTACGGTGGAGCAGGATGAGTTCCTGAGATTGCTGAGCCAAATCGGCGGCAAAGAAGCGCTGGTCATTCATATCGTCGATATTTTCGATTTCCAGGGCAGCGTCATTTCCGGTTTGCAGCGATTCGTGGGTAATAATCCCGTACTGTTAGCGGTAAATAAAATTGATCTATTGCCGAAAGTGACCAACTGGAATAAAGTCCGCAACTGGGTGCAGAAGGAAGCGAAAGATGCCGGGATTAAGGTGGAGGATATCATCCTGTGCAGCGCGAAGCAGAACAGCGGCTTTGATCGTTTGCTGGATGCCGTAGCCGAGTACCGCGGCAATCGCGATGTATATGTCGTTGGCGCCACCAATGTGGGAAAATCGACGTTAATCAACCGGCTTATTCGCGACTACAGCGACTTAGATCAGGAGTTAACGGTTTCACGTTACCCGGGAACCACGCTGGATATGGTACATATTCCATTGGATGATGGTCACTCGATTATCGATACGCCGGGAATTATGTACCCGTCTCGTTACAGCGAGCTTGTGAGCCCGGAGGACTTAGGTGCAATCCTTCCTGACAAACCGCTCAAACCTGCCGTTTATCAATTGAATGAGGGGCAGAGCTTGTTTTTTGGCGGCTTTGGACGATTTGACTTCATTCAGGGAGAGCGCCAATCCTTTACCTGCTTTGTGAGCGGCCGAGCCCCAATTCACCGGACGAAGCTGGAGAAAGCGGACGAGCTGTTCAGGACGCATGGCGGCGAGCTCCTGGCTCCGCCTGCTCGCGTAAACCTGGAGAAGCTGCCGGCGTGGACGCGACATGAATTTCGAATTCCCAAGAATAGCCGCCTAGATGTATTCATTTCAGGATTAGGCTGGATCAAAATCAATGGAGAGACGGGTGCTGTCGTTGCGGCTCATGTGCCAAAAGGGATCAAGGTCATGGTTCGTCCCTCGTTGATTTGA
- the aroE gene encoding shikimate dehydrogenase, protein MGNEMKGQGELPLLFGVIGDPITQTKSPAMHTAALQASDLAGTYVPLHVKKEQLADAIKGIVALGYRGVNVTVPHKVDVMRYVDVIDEAAKQIGAVNTIVNDNGMLTGYNTDGIGYIRSLKEEAVPDLSGKHVLVIGCGGAARGIIYALLQEKPGKVIVANRTRQKAQELADEWAHLGAISACGMGELAQAVQKNDIDIVINTTSVGMYPNVGELPMPTELLTPHMVVSDLIYNPLKTELLSRAESIGCRIHNGLGMFVYQGAYAFEYWTGRPAPIEAMRTVVLNSLQV, encoded by the coding sequence ATGGGTAATGAGATGAAGGGGCAGGGTGAATTGCCGCTGCTGTTTGGCGTCATCGGGGATCCAATAACTCAAACGAAGTCGCCAGCCATGCATACAGCTGCGCTTCAAGCATCAGACCTTGCCGGCACTTATGTGCCGCTGCATGTCAAGAAGGAACAGCTTGCGGATGCTATTAAGGGCATAGTTGCTCTAGGTTACCGCGGCGTCAATGTCACCGTTCCTCATAAAGTGGATGTTATGAGGTATGTGGATGTAATTGATGAAGCAGCAAAGCAAATCGGTGCCGTCAATACCATCGTGAATGATAATGGCATGCTTACTGGATATAACACGGACGGGATCGGCTACATTCGGTCCCTTAAAGAAGAAGCTGTTCCTGATTTGTCAGGCAAGCATGTTCTTGTTATTGGTTGCGGCGGTGCAGCGAGGGGCATTATCTATGCGTTGTTGCAGGAGAAACCGGGGAAAGTGATCGTCGCTAACCGCACGAGACAGAAAGCTCAGGAGCTAGCGGACGAATGGGCTCATTTAGGAGCTATTAGCGCGTGTGGCATGGGGGAGTTGGCTCAGGCGGTTCAGAAGAACGATATCGACATTGTCATCAATACGACGTCTGTTGGAATGTATCCTAACGTCGGTGAGCTGCCGATGCCCACTGAGCTTTTGACGCCCCACATGGTCGTTAGCGATCTGATCTATAATCCACTGAAGACCGAGCTGTTGAGCAGGGCGGAGTCGATCGGCTGCCGCATTCATAACGGTCTGGGGATGTTCGTCTATCAAGGAGCTTACGCTTTTGAGTATTGGACGGGTCGGCCTGCACCAATTGAGGCGATGCGCACGGTTGTTTTGAATAGCTTACAGGTATGA
- the yhbY gene encoding ribosome assembly RNA-binding protein YhbY: MLTGKQKRYLRSLAHHLQPIFQVGKGGTNDQVIRHISEALERRELIKVSILNNNLDDPQEIAVELAEGANAELVQLIGRTIVLYKESRDYKQIELP, translated from the coding sequence ATGCTAACGGGAAAACAAAAACGCTATTTGCGCAGCCTGGCGCACCATCTTCAGCCGATCTTTCAAGTCGGTAAAGGCGGTACGAACGATCAGGTTATCCGCCATATTTCTGAAGCGCTGGAACGCCGCGAATTAATCAAGGTTTCGATTCTGAACAATAACCTGGACGACCCGCAGGAAATCGCTGTTGAGCTGGCTGAAGGGGCAAATGCAGAGCTGGTGCAGCTCATCGGCAGAACGATCGTGCTGTACAAGGAATCGCGGGATTACAAACAAATCGAGCTGCCTTAA
- a CDS encoding nicotinate-nucleotide adenylyltransferase, with protein MKKVGIMGGAFDPIHLGHLLAAERAREQFELEEVWFMPSHTPPHKHQSGVSGEQRLAMVTEAIRSNPAFKPLDIELRRGGVSYTVDTIKELRKEYPDLEFYFIIGADMVNYLPKWEGIDALTEMLNFIGLQRPGSFLELDTLPPFIQDAVHLAEMPLVDISSSMIRSRLAAGHSIRYMVPDSVYDYMIRSGLYGLHA; from the coding sequence ATGAAGAAGGTCGGCATTATGGGAGGCGCATTTGATCCGATCCATCTCGGTCATCTGTTGGCTGCAGAAAGAGCCCGCGAGCAATTCGAGCTGGAGGAGGTATGGTTCATGCCTTCGCATACGCCTCCTCATAAGCATCAATCCGGCGTTAGTGGAGAGCAGAGACTTGCCATGGTGACGGAAGCGATCCGAAGCAATCCGGCATTTAAGCCGCTCGATATTGAACTGCGCCGGGGCGGTGTTTCTTATACCGTCGATACGATCAAAGAGCTCCGTAAGGAGTATCCCGACTTGGAGTTTTACTTTATCATAGGTGCAGATATGGTCAATTATCTTCCGAAGTGGGAAGGCATCGACGCATTGACTGAAATGCTGAATTTCATCGGGCTGCAGCGCCCGGGGAGCTTTTTGGAGCTGGATACGTTACCGCCATTTATACAAGATGCTGTTCATCTGGCAGAAATGCCCTTGGTCGATATTTCGTCCAGTATGATTCGCAGCCGATTGGCTGCAGGTCATTCCATTAGGTACATGGTGCCGGATTCCGTGTATGATTATATGATAAGGAGCGGATTGTATGGACTTCACGCGTGA
- the yqeK gene encoding bis(5'-nucleosyl)-tetraphosphatase (symmetrical) YqeK, with protein sequence MDFTREELMTAVSGQMPERRWGHTLGVMESAVALAHRYGEEPERADLAALLHDVAKYWPIDQQESVIRDNQLNMELLDYDRQLLHAEVGAFVAKERYGIEDSGVLDAIRYHTSGRIGMTKLDKIICLADYIEPGRDFPGVERIRELAKQSLEEALVAALDSTISFLIEKRKRIFPMTVLARNDLIRQISR encoded by the coding sequence ATGGACTTCACGCGTGAAGAATTAATGACTGCGGTATCCGGTCAAATGCCTGAGCGACGCTGGGGACATACTTTAGGTGTGATGGAATCCGCGGTCGCCCTTGCCCATCGCTACGGCGAGGAGCCAGAGCGAGCTGATTTGGCCGCTTTGCTGCATGACGTGGCTAAATATTGGCCGATCGATCAGCAGGAGTCGGTAATCCGCGATAATCAACTCAATATGGAACTGCTTGATTACGATAGACAGCTACTTCACGCAGAGGTAGGCGCCTTTGTAGCGAAGGAGAGGTACGGAATAGAAGATTCCGGTGTGCTCGATGCGATCCGCTACCATACATCGGGGCGCATTGGGATGACCAAGCTGGACAAAATCATTTGCCTTGCCGATTACATTGAGCCAGGACGGGATTTTCCGGGTGTGGAGCGCATTCGCGAGCTCGCCAAGCAAAGTCTGGAGGAGGCGCTCGTAGCAGCGCTGGACTCGACGATCTCCTTCTTGATTGAGAAGCGGAAGCGAATTTTTCCAATGACTGTATTGGCGCGCAATGATTTGATTAGGCAAATCAGCCGTTAA
- the rsfS gene encoding ribosome silencing factor, with translation MPISSKQLLDLAVQAVDEKKAMDIVALDLKGISLIADYFVICHGNSDIQVQSIATEVRKQAQEAGVDIKGIEGMDTARWVLMDLGDVIVHIFHRDEREYYNIERLWSDAKVVETV, from the coding sequence ATGCCGATTTCATCTAAACAATTGTTAGATCTCGCCGTACAAGCGGTAGATGAGAAAAAAGCAATGGATATTGTGGCGTTAGATTTAAAGGGGATTTCGCTGATTGCGGATTACTTTGTCATATGCCACGGTAATTCGGATATACAGGTTCAATCCATAGCGACGGAAGTTCGCAAACAGGCTCAGGAAGCCGGTGTAGACATTAAAGGAATTGAAGGAATGGATACCGCCCGCTGGGTGCTGATGGATCTTGGAGACGTCATTGTGCATATTTTCCACCGGGATGAACGTGAATACTACAATATTGAGCGGCTTTGGTCAGATGCTAAGGTCGTGGAGACGGTATGA
- a CDS encoding CvfB family protein — MSLIAGTVVSLLIDREVSPYGYFLTNGMQDVLLHYSELTREVKPGETVEVFLFYDTEDRLAATMKTPYLTLGELALLEVADVHPRLGCFLEMGLGRQLLLPIRELPELRELHPQVGDTVYVIMEHDKQGRLKAKLAGEQELAPKTFHAPTTWKNEWAEAIVYKPLQMGTFVIVEGGVLGFGAIGMIHSSERSRLLRLGERVKVRIAHIREDGRVNLSMAPRKEIGRNEDSERILAYLQERPGGGMPYSDTTPPDLIKQRFGISKSAFKRALGKLMKEGKVTQKENWTYLVRADSSEANE; from the coding sequence ATGAGTCTGATCGCCGGTACTGTCGTATCACTGCTAATTGACCGTGAGGTATCGCCTTATGGTTATTTTCTAACGAATGGCATGCAGGATGTGCTGCTGCATTATTCCGAGCTGACCCGTGAAGTAAAGCCTGGGGAGACGGTGGAGGTATTCCTTTTCTATGATACCGAAGACCGTCTTGCGGCAACGATGAAGACACCTTATTTAACGTTAGGCGAGCTTGCATTGTTGGAAGTGGCGGATGTTCATCCCCGTCTAGGCTGCTTTCTCGAAATGGGGCTTGGTCGTCAATTGCTGCTGCCGATTCGGGAGCTGCCGGAACTACGTGAGCTGCATCCTCAGGTGGGTGATACTGTCTATGTCATTATGGAGCATGACAAGCAGGGCCGCTTAAAGGCTAAGCTGGCCGGGGAGCAGGAACTGGCTCCGAAGACCTTTCACGCTCCGACGACGTGGAAAAATGAGTGGGCCGAAGCTATCGTGTACAAGCCTTTGCAAATGGGCACCTTCGTTATTGTTGAAGGGGGCGTGCTTGGCTTCGGAGCGATCGGCATGATTCACTCTTCGGAACGGAGTCGGTTGCTCCGGCTTGGAGAGCGGGTCAAGGTTCGTATCGCTCATATTCGTGAGGACGGGCGAGTCAATTTGTCCATGGCTCCGCGCAAGGAAATTGGGCGGAACGAGGACTCTGAACGGATTTTGGCGTACTTGCAGGAGCGTCCTGGCGGAGGCATGCCTTATTCGGATACAACGCCGCCGGATTTGATCAAGCAGCGGTTCGGGATCAGTAAGTCAGCGTTCAAGCGGGCGCTCGGCAAGCTGATGAAGGAAGGCAAGGTTACCCAGAAGGAAAATTGGACTTATTTGGTCAGGGCTGACTCCAGTGAAGCTAATGAGTGA
- a CDS encoding class I SAM-dependent DNA methyltransferase produces MASYRKFAYVYDELMEDMPYPDWIRFARTAWERLGMPRTVVELGCGTGSITIPLVNSGFEVTGIDLSADMLAVARRKMEGTSQGVRLFREGSVRWVQQDMRDWEAPEPVDSVISFCDCLNYLLEEDDIIRTFQRTYQGLKPGGTFLFDVHHPNTLKRYDEEQPFIYDERSVSYIWTCERDAARDEIQHYLSIFAREESSGPDMYRRFEETHIQRAYDPAWMKSELLRCGFREVTIYADFEWVEAVDDAARLFYVAVK; encoded by the coding sequence GTGGCATCTTATCGTAAATTTGCCTATGTGTACGATGAATTGATGGAGGACATGCCTTACCCGGATTGGATACGTTTTGCGCGAACCGCTTGGGAACGTCTAGGCATGCCGCGAACGGTAGTTGAGCTCGGCTGCGGAACTGGGAGCATCACGATTCCTCTAGTGAATTCAGGTTTTGAAGTGACAGGTATCGACCTGTCAGCGGATATGCTTGCCGTAGCCCGGCGCAAAATGGAAGGAACCTCGCAGGGCGTGCGGCTGTTCCGCGAGGGCAGCGTTCGCTGGGTGCAGCAGGATATGAGAGATTGGGAGGCGCCGGAGCCGGTAGACTCTGTCATATCCTTTTGCGACTGTCTCAATTACTTGTTAGAAGAAGACGATATCATCCGAACGTTCCAAAGAACGTATCAGGGACTTAAACCCGGAGGCACCTTCCTGTTTGATGTCCATCATCCTAACACGTTGAAACGTTATGATGAAGAACAGCCGTTCATTTACGATGAGCGTTCGGTATCCTATATTTGGACTTGCGAGCGTGATGCGGCAAGGGATGAAATTCAGCATTATTTGTCCATCTTCGCCCGGGAAGAAAGCAGTGGTCCGGATATGTACCGCCGGTTTGAAGAGACGCATATTCAGCGGGCCTACGATCCGGCATGGATGAAGAGTGAATTACTTCGCTGCGGCTTTCGGGAGGTTACGATCTACGCCGACTTTGAATGGGTCGAGGCTGTGGATGACGCTGCCCGCTTGTTCTATGTAGCTGTGAAATGA
- a CDS encoding ABC transporter substrate-binding protein, with protein MGKKLRKPVTLLLSLFLVIGLAACGGKDSGGGGNSPSVNGGGESAGGKSQAKTDILFWSPFSGADGPFMKKIVDKYNSSQDQYKVNFVIQPSGEYYKQLDVALSTAKERPDLMIMHVDNVPTYVDKDQLLALDDIASSSGISKEDYAEAPVEYATIDGKWYSIPLDIHPVVMYYNKDLFEKAGINSAPTNRAEFEEAVAKLTDKDKGVYGYVLPTLWPQQFIFPSLVWQNGGELWDGSDVAYNSPEAVEMVSWMRSLVDQGYSPGNVQQDGENTLFLQGKNAIQFNGPWMKSQFDEAGLNYGVAPIPQIGKVKAAAFAGSHGFVIPKAVTDEAKLAGIGDFLKYVADNSMEWAESGQALASKTMVESEEFQKLEVQSNIARGFADVQFAPNVLNWGTISEPIWGELNNALLGKKDPQQAMDDAVAKSRQAMNN; from the coding sequence ATGGGGAAAAAGTTAAGAAAACCGGTTACGTTGCTATTGTCTTTATTTCTGGTTATCGGGCTTGCGGCTTGCGGCGGTAAGGACTCAGGTGGCGGAGGAAATTCTCCTTCGGTGAACGGCGGCGGGGAGTCTGCTGGCGGGAAAAGCCAGGCAAAAACTGATATTTTATTCTGGAGTCCTTTCTCTGGAGCGGATGGCCCATTTATGAAGAAGATCGTAGATAAATATAATTCTTCTCAAGATCAATACAAGGTCAATTTCGTCATTCAGCCGAGTGGAGAGTACTACAAGCAGCTTGACGTTGCACTCAGTACAGCGAAAGAGCGTCCGGATCTCATGATTATGCATGTGGATAATGTACCGACTTACGTGGACAAAGATCAGCTGCTGGCATTAGATGATATTGCCTCCTCGTCAGGAATCAGTAAAGAGGATTATGCTGAGGCTCCCGTAGAATATGCAACGATTGATGGAAAATGGTATAGCATTCCACTCGATATCCATCCAGTCGTTATGTATTACAACAAGGATTTGTTTGAAAAAGCAGGTATTAACTCTGCCCCAACCAATCGTGCCGAGTTTGAGGAGGCCGTCGCTAAGTTAACCGATAAAGACAAGGGCGTGTATGGCTATGTGCTTCCTACGCTGTGGCCGCAGCAGTTCATTTTCCCATCTCTGGTATGGCAAAATGGCGGCGAGCTCTGGGATGGCAGTGATGTAGCCTACAACTCTCCTGAAGCTGTAGAAATGGTGTCTTGGATGCGCAGCCTGGTTGATCAAGGTTATTCCCCAGGCAATGTTCAACAGGATGGAGAAAACACCTTGTTTCTACAAGGCAAAAATGCGATTCAATTCAACGGACCATGGATGAAATCGCAGTTTGACGAAGCTGGCTTGAATTATGGCGTAGCCCCGATTCCGCAAATTGGTAAAGTGAAAGCAGCAGCTTTCGCTGGTTCCCATGGCTTCGTTATTCCTAAAGCAGTAACTGATGAGGCCAAACTCGCAGGCATTGGTGATTTCTTAAAATATGTGGCAGATAATTCGATGGAATGGGCGGAATCCGGCCAAGCGCTAGCCTCTAAGACAATGGTAGAAAGCGAAGAATTCCAAAAGCTTGAGGTTCAGAGCAACATTGCCAGAGGCTTTGCCGATGTTCAATTTGCGCCGAACGTGCTCAACTGGGGAACGATCTCCGAGCCGATTTGGGGCGAGCTGAACAACGCGTTGTTAGGCAAGAAGGATCCGCAACAAGCAATGGATGATGCCGTCGCTAAATCGCGGCAGGCCATGAACAATTAA
- a CDS encoding carbohydrate ABC transporter permease — protein sequence MVKSWHSKLTSSLFVLPYFICFAAFLLFPILYGVYISLHNFELLSPEHDFVGLKHYVTIFTPGTYLNSLFFNGLWNTIQFVIYSVPLLIVVGLGLAMLIQHLPGKIRGLFRTFYFLPYALSASVMSVIWLMIFDTNSGFLNSLLTKLNIPAIPWLTDQPWAWVSLITTTLWWTIGFNMIIFINALNQVPEDFYEAASLDGANAWDKFWHITLPSIKPVMLFVMITSTIASFNVFAQPFLLTRGGPGDSTKVLLINVLDQAFIRKEIGSASAMAILMALLIMIISVVQFRLTYGNKGEES from the coding sequence ATGGTGAAAAGCTGGCACTCAAAATTAACATCATCGTTGTTCGTGCTTCCTTATTTCATTTGTTTTGCCGCTTTCTTATTATTTCCAATACTTTATGGTGTGTATATCAGCCTGCACAATTTCGAGCTGCTGTCGCCGGAGCATGATTTTGTAGGCTTAAAGCATTATGTGACGATTTTTACGCCGGGCACATACTTGAACAGCTTGTTCTTCAACGGGCTGTGGAACACGATTCAGTTCGTTATCTATTCCGTTCCCCTGCTAATTGTGGTCGGGCTTGGGCTGGCGATGCTGATCCAGCATCTCCCGGGGAAAATTCGCGGTTTGTTCCGCACGTTCTATTTTTTGCCGTATGCGCTGTCGGCGTCGGTCATGTCCGTCATTTGGCTGATGATTTTTGATACCAATTCCGGATTTCTAAACAGTTTGCTGACGAAGCTGAACATTCCGGCCATCCCCTGGTTGACCGATCAGCCGTGGGCCTGGGTATCGCTCATAACGACGACATTATGGTGGACGATCGGCTTTAATATGATTATTTTCATTAATGCCCTGAACCAGGTGCCTGAGGATTTCTATGAGGCTGCTTCGCTGGACGGAGCGAATGCATGGGATAAATTTTGGCATATTACGCTGCCTTCCATAAAGCCTGTCATGCTGTTCGTGATGATTACGTCTACGATTGCTTCGTTTAACGTCTTTGCTCAGCCATTCCTGCTTACCCGTGGCGGCCCGGGGGACAGCACGAAGGTGCTGCTGATCAACGTACTCGATCAGGCGTTTATTCGCAAGGAAATCGGCTCTGCTTCGGCAATGGCCATCTTAATGGCGTTGCTCATTATGATTATATCAGTAGTACAATTCAGACTGACTTACGGAAATAAGGGGGAAGAGTCATGA
- a CDS encoding carbohydrate ABC transporter permease, with translation MSLKRIKTLLLVLLASIIAVVFLLPLVWMVSTSFKNDFEALSGKMNFIPLKPTFDNYIKGFSGELMNVPILQWITNSLMVGIAGTAIVLLIASMAAFALARLKDLPLRRTLLSMFIASLMIPGVLTFLPMYMEFNALGLINTYAALILPYTAGAFGVFLLYQFFISFPKDIEEAARIDGANKWKLYTHIMLPSSISIMVTLLIFTFMGIYNDFVWPLYATTSPEMRTITAGIAMMAQGSYTQSYGKLMAMTAAAAIPVVIIFILGQRSFVKAITQSAIK, from the coding sequence ATGAGCTTGAAACGGATTAAGACACTGCTGCTGGTTCTTCTCGCTTCGATCATTGCCGTCGTTTTCCTGCTGCCACTTGTATGGATGGTATCGACGTCTTTTAAGAACGACTTTGAAGCATTGTCCGGCAAAATGAACTTTATTCCGCTTAAGCCGACCTTTGATAACTATATCAAAGGGTTCAGTGGAGAATTGATGAATGTTCCGATCCTGCAATGGATTACGAACTCGCTGATGGTGGGAATCGCGGGGACGGCCATCGTACTGCTGATTGCTTCCATGGCGGCGTTTGCCTTGGCCAGATTGAAGGATCTGCCGTTGCGCCGTACACTGCTGTCGATGTTCATCGCCTCATTGATGATTCCCGGTGTCCTGACGTTTTTGCCGATGTATATGGAATTTAACGCGCTTGGGCTGATCAATACTTATGCTGCGCTTATATTGCCCTACACAGCGGGCGCCTTCGGCGTATTTCTGTTGTATCAGTTCTTTATATCCTTCCCGAAGGACATTGAGGAGGCGGCAAGAATTGATGGGGCAAACAAATGGAAGCTGTACACTCACATCATGCTTCCGTCATCGATATCTATCATGGTGACACTGCTCATATTTACGTTTATGGGGATTTACAACGATTTTGTATGGCCGCTCTATGCCACCACATCGCCGGAAATGCGCACGATTACTGCGGGGATCGCCATGATGGCTCAGGGCAGTTATACGCAGTCGTACGGCAAACTGATGGCCATGACAGCAGCGGCGGCGATTCCGGTCGTTATTATATTTATCCTTGGGCAGCGATCCTTCGTTAAGGCTATTACGCAGTCTGCTATCAAGTGA